One Defluviimonas sp. SAOS-178_SWC DNA window includes the following coding sequences:
- a CDS encoding peroxiredoxin, whose translation MGLRINDTVPNFTAQTDQGLITFHDWIGDSWAILFSHPKDFTPVCTTEFGAVAQLADEWAKRNTKVIGISVDGVEEHKRWKRDIETAADAVAAFPIIADDGLHVSKAFDMLPAEAYLPENATANDSQTVRSVFIIGPDKKLKLSMTYPMNVGRNFAEVLRALDALQTANGKGVATPANWTVGQDVIVPLALDDAAAEQKFGQINKVLPYLRYVKSPK comes from the coding sequence ATGGGCCTGCGCATCAACGACACGGTTCCCAATTTCACCGCCCAAACCGATCAGGGCCTGATCACATTCCACGACTGGATCGGTGACAGCTGGGCGATCCTCTTCTCGCATCCGAAGGACTTCACCCCGGTCTGCACCACCGAATTCGGTGCCGTCGCCCAACTGGCCGACGAATGGGCCAAGCGCAATACCAAGGTCATCGGCATTTCGGTCGACGGCGTCGAGGAGCACAAGCGCTGGAAGCGCGACATCGAGACCGCGGCGGACGCCGTCGCCGCCTTCCCGATCATCGCCGATGACGGGCTCCACGTTTCCAAGGCCTTCGACATGCTGCCGGCCGAAGCCTACCTGCCCGAGAATGCCACCGCGAACGACAGCCAGACGGTGCGCTCGGTCTTCATCATCGGTCCGGACAAGAAACTGAAGCTGTCCATGACCTACCCGATGAATGTCGGCCGCAACTTCGCCGAAGTGCTCCGCGCCCTCGACGCGCTTCAGACCGCGAACGGCAAGGGCGTCGCGACGCCGGCGAACTGGACCGTGGGCCAGGACGTGATCGTGCCGCTCGCGCTCGACGACGCGGCGGCGGAACAGAAGTTCGGCCAGATCAACAAGGTTCTGCCCTATCTGCGCTACGTGAAATCGCCTAAGTAA
- the rbfA gene encoding 30S ribosome-binding factor RbfA codes for MSQNRSSRASGPSQRQLRVGELIRRTLSEVLMRGEVHNDELGAMSITVGEVRVSPDLRIATAYVLPLGGEGAKEALAALNRSKGELRHHVAKAMTLKFAPELRFVLDETFDRMDATRRLLADERVQRDIAKRDDDDDDGDLG; via the coding sequence ATGTCACAGAACCGTTCCTCCCGTGCCTCCGGCCCCTCGCAGCGCCAGCTGCGCGTCGGCGAACTCATCCGCCGCACGCTTTCCGAAGTGCTGATGCGCGGCGAGGTCCACAACGACGAGTTGGGCGCGATGTCGATCACCGTGGGCGAGGTCCGCGTCTCGCCCGACCTGCGCATCGCGACCGCCTACGTGCTGCCGCTTGGCGGAGAAGGAGCAAAAGAGGCGCTGGCGGCGCTCAACCGCTCGAAGGGGGAGCTTCGCCATCACGTGGCGAAGGCGATGACCCTGAAGTTCGCGCCGGAGCTGCGATTTGTCCTCGACGAGACCTTCGACCGCATGGATGCGACGCGCCGCCTTTTGGCAGATGAGAGGGTGCAGCGCGATATCGCGAAGCGCGACGATGACGACGACGATGGCGATCTGGGCTAG
- the rpsO gene encoding 30S ribosomal protein S15, whose protein sequence is MSITAEEKARVMKEFATKEGDTGSPEVQVAILSSRIATLTEHFKTHAKDNHSRRGLLKLVAQRRKLLDYLKKNDEGRYQTLIQRLGIRR, encoded by the coding sequence ATGTCGATCACTGCTGAAGAAAAAGCCCGCGTGATGAAGGAATTCGCGACCAAGGAAGGCGACACCGGTTCGCCCGAAGTTCAGGTCGCCATCCTGTCCTCGCGGATCGCCACGCTGACCGAACACTTCAAGACCCATGCGAAGGACAACCATTCGCGCCGGGGCCTTCTGAAGCTCGTCGCGCAGCGCCGCAAGCTTCTGGACTACCTCAAGAAGAACGACGAAGGCCGCTATCAGACCCTGATCCAGCGCCTCGGTATCCGCCGCTAA
- a CDS encoding nucleoside deaminase, producing the protein MTHDQMITYLLEANDVARSAADHGHHPFGAVLVGPDATILMRQGNIDTVRHAETELARRAAAAYSPEFLWSCTLVTTGEPCAMCAGTFYWANIGCLVYGYEETQLLALTGDHAENPTMNLPARTVLGSGQKAIEVHGPFPEIEDELLAPHRGFWRR; encoded by the coding sequence ATGACCCACGACCAGATGATCACCTACCTTCTCGAAGCCAACGACGTTGCCCGCAGTGCGGCCGACCACGGTCATCATCCGTTCGGTGCGGTACTGGTCGGCCCCGACGCCACGATCCTTATGCGTCAGGGCAATATCGACACGGTTCGTCACGCCGAAACGGAGCTCGCGCGCCGCGCCGCAGCCGCATACTCGCCGGAGTTCCTCTGGTCTTGCACACTGGTCACGACTGGCGAGCCATGTGCCATGTGCGCCGGCACGTTCTATTGGGCTAATATCGGATGCCTAGTTTATGGTTACGAAGAAACGCAGCTCCTCGCACTGACCGGTGACCATGCCGAGAACCCGACAATGAATCTGCCTGCGCGCACCGTGCTCGGCTCCGGACAGAAGGCCATCGAGGTGCACGGCCCCTTCCCCGAAATTGAAGATGAGCTTCTCGCTCCGCACCGTGGCTTCTGGCGGCGATAG
- a CDS encoding phosphodiester glycosidase family protein, translating to MTTTMAIWARAAAAVLLLAGAAQAESCHRLEHEGEIYAVCEAVAGEDLRLFLEDADGATIGTFERLREGLAAEGRRLVFAMNAGMYHPDRRPVGLYRSEGRDVSRLVTSAGPGNFGLVPNGVFCIRPQGFAVIETLSYERAAPDCRFATQSGPMLVIGGALHPKFLEDSDSRYVRNGVGVSADGSRAYFVISDGAVNFHAFARFFRDALGVPDALYFDGNVSRLYAPEIRRDDFGFPMGPIVGLSVPAD from the coding sequence ATGACGACGACGATGGCGATCTGGGCTAGGGCCGCCGCTGCGGTCCTGCTTCTTGCAGGCGCGGCCCAAGCGGAATCCTGCCATAGGCTGGAGCACGAGGGCGAGATCTACGCCGTCTGCGAGGCGGTGGCCGGCGAGGATCTGCGACTTTTCCTCGAAGATGCCGACGGCGCCACGATCGGCACGTTCGAGCGGCTGCGCGAGGGTCTCGCCGCCGAGGGGCGGCGGCTGGTCTTCGCGATGAATGCCGGGATGTATCACCCCGACCGCCGCCCTGTCGGGCTCTACCGATCCGAGGGGCGCGACGTCTCGCGGCTGGTGACGTCGGCGGGTCCGGGGAACTTCGGGCTGGTTCCGAACGGGGTCTTCTGCATCCGCCCGCAAGGCTTTGCGGTGATCGAGACGCTGAGCTACGAACGCGCGGCGCCGGACTGCCGGTTCGCCACCCAATCCGGACCGATGCTGGTGATCGGCGGGGCACTGCATCCGAAGTTCCTCGAAGACTCGGACTCGCGCTACGTCCGCAACGGTGTCGGCGTCTCGGCCGATGGCAGCCGGGCCTATTTCGTGATCTCCGACGGGGCGGTCAATTTCCATGCCTTTGCGCGGTTCTTCCGCGATGCCCTTGGTGTGCCGGATGCGCTCTATTTCGACGGCAACGTCTCGCGCCTCTACGCCCCCGAGATCCGGCGCGACGATTTCGGATTTCCGATGGGTCCGATTGTCGGGCTCTCGGTGCCGGCGGATTGA
- the pnp gene encoding polyribonucleotide nucleotidyltransferase, translated as MFNVTKKSIQWGQEELSLETGKIARQADGSVIATLGETSVMANVTYAREQKPGQDFFPLTVHYQEKTYAAGKIPGGFFKREGRPSEKETLTSRLIDRPIRPLFVPGFKNEVLVIVTVLSHDLVNDPDIVGMIAASAALTISGVPFMGPIGAARVGFSNGEYVLNPEVSDMDQLRMNPEQRLDLVIAGTKDAVMMVESEAYELSEAEMLGAVKFGHDAMQPVIDLIIDFAEACAKEPFDFQPADYSALYAKVKTLGETDMRAAFAIRDKQERVNAISAARDVVKAGLSEEELGDANLGAAFKKLESSILRGDIISGGARIDGRDTKTVRPIVSEVGILPRTHGSALFTRGETQGLVITTLGTGDDEQIIDALHGNYRSNFLLHYNFPPYSVGEVGRFGPPGRREIGHGKLAWRALQAVLPAPTDFPYTIRVVSEITESNGSSSMASVCGGSLSMMDAGVPLKAPVAGVAMGLILEEDGQYAVLTDILGDEDHLGDMDFKVAGTENGITSLQMDIKVAGITPAIMEQALAQAKDGRMHILGEMAKALSAGRTEFSAHAPRIETMTIPTDKIREVIGSGGKVIREIVETSGAKVDINDDGVIKIASANADSIKKAYDMIYSIVAEPEEGKVYTGKVVKLVDFGAFVNFFGKRDGLVHVSQIANKRLQHPNEVLKEGQEVKVKLLGFDDRGKVRLGMKMVDQETGEEIAPEKQEKADAE; from the coding sequence ATGTTCAACGTGACAAAGAAATCCATCCAGTGGGGCCAGGAAGAGCTCTCGCTGGAAACGGGGAAGATCGCGCGTCAGGCCGACGGCTCGGTCATCGCCACTCTGGGCGAGACCAGCGTCATGGCCAACGTGACCTATGCCCGCGAGCAGAAGCCGGGCCAGGACTTCTTCCCGCTGACCGTCCACTACCAGGAAAAAACCTATGCCGCCGGCAAGATCCCGGGCGGCTTCTTCAAGCGTGAAGGGCGCCCCTCCGAGAAGGAGACGCTGACCTCGCGCCTGATCGACCGTCCGATCCGCCCGCTGTTCGTGCCGGGCTTCAAGAACGAAGTCCTCGTCATCGTCACCGTGCTCAGCCATGACCTCGTGAACGATCCCGACATCGTCGGCATGATCGCGGCCTCTGCCGCGCTGACGATCTCGGGCGTGCCGTTCATGGGCCCGATCGGCGCCGCGCGCGTCGGTTTCTCGAACGGCGAATACGTGCTGAACCCCGAAGTCAGCGACATGGACCAGCTGCGGATGAACCCCGAGCAGCGGCTCGACCTCGTCATCGCCGGCACCAAGGACGCCGTGATGATGGTCGAATCGGAAGCCTACGAGCTTTCGGAGGCCGAGATGCTCGGCGCGGTGAAGTTCGGCCATGACGCGATGCAGCCGGTGATCGACCTGATCATCGACTTCGCCGAAGCCTGCGCCAAGGAACCGTTCGACTTCCAGCCGGCCGACTATTCGGCGCTTTATGCCAAGGTGAAGACGCTCGGTGAAACGGACATGCGCGCCGCTTTCGCGATCCGCGACAAGCAGGAGCGGGTGAACGCGATCTCCGCCGCGCGCGACGTGGTGAAGGCCGGTCTTTCGGAAGAAGAATTGGGCGATGCCAATCTCGGTGCGGCGTTCAAGAAGCTCGAAAGCTCGATCCTGCGCGGCGACATCATCTCGGGCGGCGCCCGGATCGACGGCCGCGATACGAAGACCGTGCGCCCGATCGTCTCCGAGGTCGGCATCCTGCCCCGCACCCACGGTTCGGCGCTGTTTACCCGCGGCGAGACGCAAGGTTTGGTGATCACCACCCTCGGCACCGGCGATGACGAGCAGATCATCGACGCGCTGCACGGCAACTACCGTTCGAACTTCCTCCTGCACTACAACTTCCCGCCCTACTCGGTCGGCGAGGTTGGCCGCTTCGGCCCTCCGGGCCGTCGTGAGATCGGCCACGGCAAGCTGGCCTGGCGCGCGCTTCAGGCGGTTCTGCCGGCGCCGACCGATTTCCCGTACACGATCCGGGTCGTTTCGGAGATCACCGAATCGAACGGCTCCTCCTCGATGGCGTCGGTCTGCGGCGGGTCGCTTTCGATGATGGATGCGGGTGTGCCGCTGAAGGCGCCGGTCGCTGGCGTCGCGATGGGTCTCATCCTTGAAGAGGACGGCCAGTACGCCGTTCTGACCGACATCCTCGGCGACGAGGATCACCTCGGCGACATGGACTTCAAGGTCGCGGGCACCGAAAACGGCATCACCTCGCTCCAGATGGATATCAAGGTCGCGGGCATCACCCCGGCGATCATGGAGCAGGCGCTGGCCCAGGCCAAGGACGGCCGGATGCACATCCTCGGCGAGATGGCCAAGGCTCTGTCCGCCGGTCGGACCGAGTTCTCGGCCCACGCGCCGCGCATCGAGACGATGACGATCCCGACCGACAAGATCCGTGAAGTGATCGGCTCTGGCGGCAAGGTCATCCGCGAGATCGTGGAAACCTCGGGCGCCAAGGTCGACATCAACGACGACGGCGTCATCAAGATCGCCTCGGCCAACGCCGACTCGATCAAGAAGGCCTACGACATGATCTATTCGATCGTGGCCGAGCCGGAAGAGGGCAAGGTCTATACCGGCAAGGTCGTGAAGCTCGTGGACTTCGGCGCCTTCGTCAACTTCTTCGGCAAGCGCGACGGTCTGGTCCACGTGTCCCAGATCGCCAACAAGCGCCTGCAGCATCCGAACGAGGTGCTGAAGGAAGGTCAGGAAGTGAAGGTCAAGCTTCTCGGCTTCGACGACCGTGGCAAGGTCCGCCTTGGCATGAAGATGGTCGATCAGGAAACCGGCGAGGAGATCGCGCCGGAGAAGCAGGAAAAGGCCGACGCCGAGTAA
- a CDS encoding FAD-dependent oxidoreductase, translated as MTTSHSHLLSPIQLRGHTLRNRIVFGAHTANMSDMGLPGPRFGAYLLERALGGAGMIVAEPMPVHRTGVLTRGNFRHGTDEVIPHFRKVTEPVKEAGAVILQQLYHIGAHGDSDLSFAPHWGPSGGPSYHDSDGSHAMTEAEIEELIDAHIAAAIRCQKGGFQGVEVWGAYHSLLDQFWTPWSNRRTDKWGGSLENRTRMSRAIIAGIRKACGEDFVIGLAISTSDSHDVLLQGEALAEIVACHDATGHIDYVTCGHGGYLDFERLMPTFLFADKLTAPFTEELKKVVKHAKVTSEAHVRTPENAESVIASGQADLVSIVRGQIADPHLARKTTEGRAEDVRGCISCNQMCWGRRSRDYWISCLINPSAGREFEWGGDRFTPADKPRRIVVVGAGPAGLEAARTAAERGHRVDLFEAQPRIGGQFRLAGEQPRRAQILDLLDWYERQFERLQVRLHLNTYAEAGDIRALNPDAVVLATGSLPDEDGFQRWMPGKDRLTGIDKGNVFSPEDVMRREARLGDDVILYDEGGNWRGLGTAWAMAERGHKVTIVTPEPFIGKELARTSSDIALRPRLAKLGVTFLTEHLIGAWHGDGATLRNLLTGDERRLEASALVMSTTNRAFDPLSVDIADLETYLIGDASAPRQAPYAFHEGRKTGLGL; from the coding sequence ATGACGACCAGCCACTCCCACCTCCTCTCGCCGATTCAGCTGCGCGGCCACACCTTGCGCAACCGCATCGTCTTCGGCGCCCATACCGCGAACATGTCGGATATGGGCCTGCCCGGCCCGCGCTTCGGCGCCTATCTCCTCGAACGGGCGCTGGGCGGTGCGGGCATGATCGTCGCCGAACCGATGCCCGTGCACCGCACCGGCGTCCTCACGCGCGGCAATTTCCGCCACGGCACAGACGAGGTCATCCCGCATTTCCGCAAGGTGACCGAACCGGTGAAGGAGGCGGGCGCCGTCATCCTCCAGCAGCTCTACCACATCGGGGCACACGGCGATTCCGACCTCAGCTTCGCGCCGCACTGGGGTCCGTCGGGCGGGCCATCCTACCACGACAGCGACGGCTCCCACGCGATGACCGAGGCCGAGATCGAAGAACTGATCGACGCCCATATCGCCGCCGCCATCCGCTGCCAGAAGGGCGGCTTCCAGGGCGTCGAGGTCTGGGGCGCCTACCATTCGCTGCTCGATCAGTTCTGGACGCCCTGGTCCAACAGGCGCACCGACAAATGGGGCGGCAGCCTCGAGAACCGCACGCGCATGTCGCGCGCCATCATCGCGGGCATCCGAAAGGCCTGCGGCGAGGATTTCGTCATTGGCCTCGCGATCTCCACGTCCGACAGCCACGACGTGCTTCTTCAGGGCGAAGCGTTGGCTGAGATTGTCGCCTGTCACGACGCGACCGGCCATATCGACTACGTGACCTGCGGCCACGGCGGATATCTCGATTTCGAGCGGCTGATGCCGACCTTTCTTTTCGCCGACAAGCTGACCGCGCCCTTCACCGAGGAGTTGAAGAAGGTCGTGAAGCACGCCAAGGTCACGTCCGAGGCGCATGTCCGCACCCCGGAAAACGCCGAAAGTGTGATCGCGAGCGGCCAGGCCGACCTCGTCTCCATCGTGCGCGGCCAGATCGCCGACCCGCACCTCGCCCGCAAGACGACCGAAGGCCGGGCGGAGGACGTGCGTGGCTGCATCTCCTGCAACCAGATGTGCTGGGGCCGGCGCAGCCGCGACTACTGGATCTCCTGTCTCATCAATCCCTCGGCGGGGCGCGAGTTCGAATGGGGCGGCGACCGCTTCACCCCCGCCGATAAACCCCGCCGCATCGTCGTTGTCGGCGCCGGCCCCGCCGGGCTCGAAGCCGCCCGCACCGCCGCCGAACGCGGCCACCGCGTCGATCTCTTCGAGGCCCAGCCCCGGATCGGCGGCCAGTTCCGCCTGGCCGGCGAACAGCCGCGCCGCGCCCAGATCCTCGACCTTCTCGACTGGTACGAACGCCAGTTCGAAAGGCTCCAGGTCCGGCTTCACCTCAATACCTACGCGGAGGCAGGGGATATCCGCGCGCTCAATCCCGATGCGGTCGTCCTCGCCACCGGTTCGCTCCCGGACGAGGACGGTTTCCAGCGCTGGATGCCCGGCAAGGATCGGCTTACGGGCATCGACAAGGGCAACGTCTTCTCCCCCGAGGACGTGATGCGCCGCGAGGCCAGGCTCGGCGACGACGTCATCCTCTACGACGAAGGTGGCAACTGGCGCGGCCTCGGCACCGCCTGGGCGATGGCGGAGCGCGGCCATAAGGTCACCATCGTCACGCCCGAACCCTTCATCGGCAAGGAACTCGCCCGCACCTCATCCGATATCGCGCTCCGCCCCCGGCTCGCGAAACTCGGCGTGACCTTCCTCACCGAACACCTGATCGGCGCATGGCACGGCGACGGCGCGACGCTCCGCAACCTTCTGACCGGCGACGAACGCCGTCTCGAGGCTTCCGCACTCGTCATGTCCACGACAAACCGCGCCTTCGACCCGCTCTCGGTCGACATCGCCGATCTCGAAACCTATCTCATCGGCGACGCTTCCGCGCCACGCCAGGCACCGTACGCCTTCCACGAAGGGCGAAAGACCGGGCTCGGCCTCTGA
- a CDS encoding aldehyde dehydrogenase family protein — MIERREFYIGGRWTAPVTPRDCTVIDPSTEDPCAVISLGSEADTNAAVAAAKAAFPSWAATPPAERRAIVARILDEYERRKGDLAEAISLEMGAPIDMARDSQAPCLPWHLKNFLRAFDEIEWIRPLGPHAPNDRIALEPIGVVGLITPWNWPMNQIALKVVPALLAGCTCVLKPSEESPLNAMIFAEFCHDAGVPPGVFNLVNGDGAGVGSVLSAHPDVEMISFTGSTRAGRAISKAAAETLKRVTLELGGKGANVIFADADEKAVKRGVLHLMNNSGQSCNAPSRMLVERAIYDSAVETAAEVANAVKVGPASEHGRHIGPVVNKRQWDQIQGYIQKGIDEGARLVAGGLGLPEGMNKGYYVRPTVFADVKPGMTIEREEIFGPVLSIIPFDSEEEAVRIANDTPYGLTNYVQSQDGARRNRMALALKSGMIEMNGQSRGAGSPFGGVKASGRAREGGHWGIEEFLEVKAISGWAPDLAAE, encoded by the coding sequence ATGATCGAACGACGCGAATTCTACATCGGTGGTCGCTGGACCGCCCCCGTGACCCCCCGCGATTGCACGGTGATCGACCCGTCGACCGAGGATCCCTGCGCGGTGATCTCGCTCGGCTCGGAGGCGGACACCAACGCCGCCGTCGCGGCCGCGAAGGCAGCGTTTCCGTCCTGGGCCGCGACCCCTCCGGCGGAGCGTCGCGCGATCGTTGCGCGAATCCTCGATGAATACGAGCGCCGGAAGGGCGACCTCGCCGAGGCGATCTCGCTCGAGATGGGGGCGCCGATCGACATGGCGCGCGACAGCCAGGCGCCCTGCCTGCCCTGGCATCTGAAGAACTTCCTGCGCGCCTTCGACGAGATCGAATGGATCCGCCCGCTTGGCCCCCACGCACCGAACGACCGGATCGCGCTGGAACCGATCGGGGTGGTCGGGCTGATCACGCCGTGGAACTGGCCGATGAACCAGATCGCGCTGAAAGTGGTCCCGGCACTTCTCGCCGGTTGCACCTGCGTTCTGAAGCCGTCCGAGGAAAGCCCGCTCAACGCGATGATCTTCGCCGAATTCTGCCATGACGCCGGGGTGCCGCCGGGGGTCTTCAACCTCGTGAATGGCGACGGGGCCGGCGTCGGTTCGGTCCTTTCGGCGCATCCGGACGTGGAGATGATCTCCTTCACCGGCTCGACACGGGCCGGCCGGGCCATCTCCAAGGCGGCGGCGGAGACGCTGAAGCGCGTGACGCTGGAGCTTGGCGGCAAGGGCGCCAACGTGATCTTCGCCGATGCCGACGAAAAGGCGGTGAAGCGCGGCGTGCTGCACCTGATGAACAACTCGGGCCAAAGCTGCAACGCCCCCAGCCGGATGCTGGTGGAGCGCGCGATCTACGATTCCGCGGTCGAGACGGCGGCAGAGGTGGCCAACGCGGTCAAGGTCGGCCCGGCGTCGGAACATGGCCGTCATATCGGCCCGGTGGTGAACAAGCGCCAGTGGGACCAGATCCAGGGTTACATCCAGAAGGGCATCGACGAGGGCGCGCGGCTCGTGGCCGGCGGGCTCGGCCTGCCCGAGGGGATGAACAAGGGCTACTATGTCCGGCCCACGGTCTTTGCCGACGTGAAACCCGGCATGACCATCGAGCGCGAGGAGATCTTCGGGCCCGTGCTCTCGATCATCCCCTTCGACAGCGAGGAAGAGGCGGTGCGCATCGCCAACGACACGCCCTACGGCCTGACGAACTACGTCCAGAGCCAGGACGGCGCCCGGCGCAACCGGATGGCGCTCGCGCTGAAATCGGGCATGATCGAGATGAACGGCCAGAGCCGTGGCGCCGGTTCACCCTTCGGCGGAGTCAAGGCAAGCGGCCGGGCGCGCGAAGGCGGCCACTGGGGGATCGAGGAGTTCCTCGAGGTCAAGGCGATCTCCGGCTGGGCCCCCGATCTCGCGGCAGAGTAG
- a CDS encoding trimethylamine methyltransferase family protein — protein sequence MASDETATRARHGGREARRRERSHKASGPGRPYIVRNIPTYDILSEENLLKIEAAADRILAETGIEFRDDDVALDHWKRAGARIDGGLVKFEPGMLREILKTAPAEFTQHARNPAASIRIGGRNVVFAPAYGSPFVMDLDRGRRFGTLQDFENFIKLAQSSPWFHHSGGTICEPTDIPVNKRHLDMVYAHLRYSDRCFMGSVTAEERSEDSIDMARIVFGEGFVDENCVILGNVNVNSPLVWDGTMTKSLRAYARANQAAVIVPFILGGAMGPVTNAGAIAQSLAETMAGCALTQLERPGAPVVFGNFLSSMSLRSGSPTFGTPEPAIGSMVIGQLARRLNLPLRCSGNFTTSKLPDAQAMTEGTMSMLAAVHCGANFILHSAGFLDGLLSMSYEKFMLDADLCGALHSYLDGVKIDDNQLAVDAFAEVGPGNHFFGCSHTMANYETAFWDSETADNEPFEKWEAAGSDDAATRANRLWKERLREYMAPPLDPGIDEALKEFVTGKKADMPDAWY from the coding sequence ATGGCATCTGATGAAACGGCAACGCGCGCGCGTCACGGCGGACGCGAGGCACGGCGGCGCGAACGCTCGCACAAGGCCTCCGGGCCGGGCCGCCCCTACATCGTGCGGAACATCCCGACCTACGACATCCTCTCGGAAGAGAACCTTCTGAAGATCGAAGCCGCCGCCGACCGCATCCTGGCCGAGACCGGGATCGAGTTCCGCGATGACGACGTCGCACTCGATCACTGGAAACGGGCCGGGGCGCGGATCGACGGCGGTCTGGTGAAGTTCGAACCCGGCATGCTGCGCGAGATCCTGAAGACCGCGCCGGCCGAATTCACCCAACACGCCCGCAATCCGGCCGCTTCGATCCGGATCGGCGGCAGGAACGTCGTCTTCGCCCCCGCCTACGGTTCGCCCTTCGTGATGGATCTCGACCGTGGGCGCCGCTTCGGCACGCTTCAGGATTTCGAGAACTTCATCAAGCTCGCGCAATCCTCACCCTGGTTCCACCATTCCGGCGGCACGATCTGCGAACCGACCGACATTCCGGTGAACAAGCGCCATCTCGACATGGTCTACGCCCATCTGCGCTATTCGGACCGCTGCTTCATGGGCTCGGTCACGGCCGAGGAGCGCAGCGAGGATTCGATCGACATGGCGCGGATCGTCTTCGGCGAGGGTTTCGTCGACGAGAACTGCGTCATCCTCGGCAACGTCAACGTGAACTCTCCGCTGGTCTGGGACGGCACGATGACGAAGAGCTTGCGCGCCTATGCCCGCGCGAATCAGGCTGCCGTGATCGTGCCCTTCATCCTCGGCGGCGCGATGGGCCCCGTGACCAACGCGGGCGCCATCGCCCAGTCGCTGGCCGAGACGATGGCCGGCTGCGCGCTGACCCAGCTGGAACGTCCCGGCGCGCCGGTCGTCTTCGGCAACTTCCTGTCCTCGATGTCCTTGCGATCCGGCTCGCCCACCTTCGGGACGCCCGAACCCGCCATCGGCTCGATGGTCATCGGCCAGCTTGCCCGCCGGCTGAACCTGCCGCTCCGCTGTTCGGGCAATTTCACCACGTCGAAGCTGCCCGATGCGCAGGCGATGACCGAAGGCACGATGTCGATGCTCGCCGCTGTCCATTGCGGCGCCAACTTCATCCTCCATTCGGCCGGCTTTCTCGACGGGCTTCTGTCCATGTCCTACGAGAAGTTCATGCTCGACGCCGATCTTTGCGGGGCGCTGCATTCCTATCTCGACGGGGTCAAGATCGACGACAACCAGCTTGCCGTCGACGCCTTCGCCGAGGTCGGTCCGGGCAATCACTTCTTTGGCTGCTCCCACACGATGGCGAACTACGAAACCGCGTTCTGGGATTCGGAGACGGCCGACAACGAGCCCTTCGAGAAATGGGAGGCGGCGGGCAGCGATGACGCCGCGACCCGCGCCAACCGCCTCTGGAAGGAGCGTCTGCGCGAATATATGGCGCCGCCGCTCGATCCCGGCATCGACGAAGCGCTGAAGGAGTTCGTGACCGGGAAGAAAGCGGACATGCCGGATGCGTGGTATTGA
- the truB gene encoding tRNA pseudouridine(55) synthase TruB, translated as MARKKGRDISGWLVVDKPAGMTSTAVVNKVRWAFGAKKAGHAGTLDPDATGVLAVALGEATKTVPYITDALKCYRFAVRLGAATKTDDAEGEVIATSDLRPSDDEIRAALPAFRGEIMQVPPQFSAVKVEGERAYALARAGEEMELAARELWVESLEMTARPDADTVELEMVCGKGGYVRSVARDLGAALGCHGHVLWLRRDWSGPFEASDGVTIAKIDDLAKSEALDALLLPLEVGLADLPELKATPEGAARLRNGNPGLVIASDVEWGDEAWASYQGRAVAVGVYKSGELHPSRVFNL; from the coding sequence ATGGCACGCAAGAAGGGTCGCGACATTTCGGGCTGGCTGGTGGTGGACAAGCCGGCGGGCATGACCTCGACCGCAGTCGTCAACAAGGTCCGCTGGGCGTTCGGCGCGAAGAAGGCGGGCCATGCGGGAACGCTCGATCCGGACGCGACCGGGGTGCTGGCGGTGGCGCTCGGCGAGGCGACGAAGACGGTGCCCTACATCACCGATGCGCTGAAATGCTACCGCTTCGCGGTGCGGCTCGGGGCGGCCACGAAGACCGACGACGCGGAAGGGGAGGTCATCGCGACCTCGGACCTGCGCCCCAGCGATGACGAGATCCGCGCCGCATTGCCGGCGTTCCGGGGCGAGATCATGCAGGTGCCGCCGCAGTTCTCCGCGGTGAAGGTCGAGGGCGAGCGTGCCTATGCGCTGGCCCGGGCCGGCGAGGAAATGGAGCTTGCCGCGCGCGAGCTGTGGGTCGAGAGCCTGGAGATGACCGCCCGGCCCGACGCGGACACGGTCGAGCTGGAAATGGTCTGCGGCAAGGGCGGCTATGTGCGCTCCGTAGCCCGCGATCTCGGGGCCGCCCTCGGATGCCATGGCCATGTCCTGTGGCTTCGCCGCGACTGGTCGGGGCCGTTCGAAGCCTCGGACGGGGTGACGATCGCGAAGATCGACGACCTGGCCAAGAGCGAGGCGTTGGACGCGCTCTTGCTGCCGCTCGAAGTCGGGCTCGCGGACCTGCCGGAACTGAAGGCGACGCCGGAAGGCGCGGCGCGGCTGAGGAACGGCAATCCGGGACTGGTCATCGCCTCGGACGTGGAGTGGGGCGACGAGGCCTGGGCGAGTTACCAGGGCCGCGCGGTGGCGGTCGGGGTCTACAAGTCGGGCGAGCTGCATCCGAGCCGGGTGTTCAACCTCTGA